One Ranitomeya imitator isolate aRanImi1 chromosome 1, aRanImi1.pri, whole genome shotgun sequence DNA window includes the following coding sequences:
- the LOC138662077 gene encoding uncharacterized protein isoform X2 translates to MASDSSNTPPLRSPASSSEEESQEEQREQEQRPRGQAVVAGRQVSQRAHDDQLDIDMMVAAIEERGPLWDSRDPRHADQGILRRLWIEVAQLLWDGFDSASPVAKAKFLKQLKTRWRSMKDRFRRGLKKEGQIRSGAAASRTSVTHSSTRETVRPSGAVLREAPSEPSQPSHSESRSAPPQSGEPAAGPSDVPLAEASVAPSFGSSRQRQRASDRAVMPEFLHLSTVFQNGFKALCDKMSNIDRRLENIESELSRPAKHFFSAIHKGMVEHLTPELQISVMQGCNNAYVTALQQARVMQSATTVPAVPSLAAMTPTPAAEHHHRAPRAEGHRHRHRHHRTQPQSSDHARPSRAHRREADPHPEGERRKKKKKTTTSTTTLAMAAPKTTTSTQPGSTRSTPSTQPGSTRSTPSTQPGSTRSTPSTQPGSTRSRSSQPRTLVVPPPPSPPALAVSPPSTGWIDVGIPSSVIDYAASSPSSSSSVSSTTPKSGEYQSPLIADIDTP, encoded by the exons atggccagcgattccagcaacaccccaccgctgaggagtccg gcttcttcaagtgaggaggagagccaggaggaacagagggagcaggagcagagaccacggggccaagctgtggttgcaggacggcaa gtttcacaacgggcccatgatgaccaactcgatattgacatgatggtagcagccatagaggaacggggcccgttgtgggacagccgtgacccccggcacgcggaccagggcatattgcgccgtttgtggatagaggtggcacaattgctgtgggatggcttcgacagcgcttcccccgtggccaaagctaaatttc ttaaacaattgaagaccagatggcgctccatgaaggaccgtttcaggaggggcctgaaaaaggagggacagatccgtagtggtgctgcagcgtcaaggacctctgt aacacacagcagcacccgcgagactgtccgaccctctggagcggtccttcgtgaagcgccatctgaaccgtcgcagccatcccacagcgagagcaggtctgcaccaccacaatctggcgaaccggcagccggtccatcagatgttcccctggccgaggcctctgtcgctccttccttcgggtcttcccgacagcgtcagcgggcctcggacagggcggtcatgcccgaatttttacatttgagcaccgtatttcagaatggtttcaaggcgctgtgcgataaaatgtccaatatcgaccggcgtcttgaaaacatcgaatcggagctctcgaggccggccaaacatttttttagtgccattcacaagggcatggttgaacatcttacgccggaactccagatttcggtcatgcagggctgcaacaacgcatatgtcactgctctgcagcaggctcgggtcatgcagtcagcgactacagtgcccgcagtaccatcgctggctgccatgactccgactcctgctgcagagcaccaccacagagctccgcgtgccgagggccaccgccaccgccaccgccaccacagaacacagccccaaagttctgatcatgccaggccttcaagggcacacagacgggaagccgacccacacccagagggagagaggaggaaaaaaaagaagaagacgacgacaagcactacgaccttggctatggctgctcccaaaacaaccaccagtacacagcctgggtcgacccggagcacaccaagtacccagcctgggtcaacacggagtacacccagtacccagcctgggtctacaaggagtacacctagtacacagcctgggtctacccggagccggagtagccagccaaggacactggtcgtccctcctcctccctcacctcctgctttggcagtctcgccaccgtcaactggctggattgatgtcggcatcccgtctagtgtcatagactatgctgcttcctccccctcgtcctcctcctcggtctcctcaacaaccCCCAAAAGTGGggaatatcaatcccccttaattgctgacatagataccccttaa
- the LOC138662077 gene encoding uncharacterized protein isoform X1 — protein sequence MASDSSNTPPLRSPASSSEEESQEEQREQEQRPRGQAVVAGRQVSQRAHDDQLDIDMMVAAIEERGPLWDSRDPRHADQGILRRLWIEVAQLLWDGFDSASPVAKAKFLKQLKTRWRSMKDRFRRGLKKEGQIRSGAAASRTSVYKYNRILQFLRPVLESRETHSSTRETVRPSGAVLREAPSEPSQPSHSESRSAPPQSGEPAAGPSDVPLAEASVAPSFGSSRQRQRASDRAVMPEFLHLSTVFQNGFKALCDKMSNIDRRLENIESELSRPAKHFFSAIHKGMVEHLTPELQISVMQGCNNAYVTALQQARVMQSATTVPAVPSLAAMTPTPAAEHHHRAPRAEGHRHRHRHHRTQPQSSDHARPSRAHRREADPHPEGERRKKKKKTTTSTTTLAMAAPKTTTSTQPGSTRSTPSTQPGSTRSTPSTQPGSTRSTPSTQPGSTRSRSSQPRTLVVPPPPSPPALAVSPPSTGWIDVGIPSSVIDYAASSPSSSSSVSSTTPKSGEYQSPLIADIDTP from the exons atggccagcgattccagcaacaccccaccgctgaggagtccg gcttcttcaagtgaggaggagagccaggaggaacagagggagcaggagcagagaccacggggccaagctgtggttgcaggacggcaa gtttcacaacgggcccatgatgaccaactcgatattgacatgatggtagcagccatagaggaacggggcccgttgtgggacagccgtgacccccggcacgcggaccagggcatattgcgccgtttgtggatagaggtggcacaattgctgtgggatggcttcgacagcgcttcccccgtggccaaagctaaatttc ttaaacaattgaagaccagatggcgctccatgaaggaccgtttcaggaggggcctgaaaaaggagggacagatccgtagtggtgctgcagcgtcaaggacctctgtgtacaaatacaaccgtatattgcagttcttgcgaccggtccttgaaagcagaga aacacacagcagcacccgcgagactgtccgaccctctggagcggtccttcgtgaagcgccatctgaaccgtcgcagccatcccacagcgagagcaggtctgcaccaccacaatctggcgaaccggcagccggtccatcagatgttcccctggccgaggcctctgtcgctccttccttcgggtcttcccgacagcgtcagcgggcctcggacagggcggtcatgcccgaatttttacatttgagcaccgtatttcagaatggtttcaaggcgctgtgcgataaaatgtccaatatcgaccggcgtcttgaaaacatcgaatcggagctctcgaggccggccaaacatttttttagtgccattcacaagggcatggttgaacatcttacgccggaactccagatttcggtcatgcagggctgcaacaacgcatatgtcactgctctgcagcaggctcgggtcatgcagtcagcgactacagtgcccgcagtaccatcgctggctgccatgactccgactcctgctgcagagcaccaccacagagctccgcgtgccgagggccaccgccaccgccaccgccaccacagaacacagccccaaagttctgatcatgccaggccttcaagggcacacagacgggaagccgacccacacccagagggagagaggaggaaaaaaaagaagaagacgacgacaagcactacgaccttggctatggctgctcccaaaacaaccaccagtacacagcctgggtcgacccggagcacaccaagtacccagcctgggtcaacacggagtacacccagtacccagcctgggtctacaaggagtacacctagtacacagcctgggtctacccggagccggagtagccagccaaggacactggtcgtccctcctcctccctcacctcctgctttggcagtctcgccaccgtcaactggctggattgatgtcggcatcccgtctagtgtcatagactatgctgcttcctccccctcgtcctcctcctcggtctcctcaacaaccCCCAAAAGTGGggaatatcaatcccccttaattgctgacatagataccccttaa